GACCGCTCGGAGCTTCGTCGCGAGCTGCTTGGCCAGGTTTCGCCGGAGCGGAGACTCCGGCCGCAGCCGACCCCGAAGCTCCCGCAGGTGGACGGTCGCCGCCTCGAGTTCGCCCCGCAGGTTCCCGGACACCCACTCCGCGCCGAGCGACGGGAGGACGCCGAACAGGTGGCCGAAGGCTCCTCGGGGTGGGAGCCCTGCGGGGATCTCCACGAGCGGCGCACGCACCTCCCGCGCGAGCTTCGCCAGCGCGCCCCCGGAGGTCACGGCAACGATGCGACATCCCAGTTTGATGCCCTGTGCCGTCGCGGCGAGCGTTTCCTCCGTGTCTCCCGAGTAGGAGACGGCCACGAGGAGGTCTCCCGGCGTCACGTAGGACGGGAGGCGGTAGTCGTGGACAGGATGAATCGGGATCCGGGACCGGTCCGCCACCCAGGCGGCGAACACCTCGCCGGCGATCCCGGAGCCTCCCATGCCCACGATGAACACGCGGTTCGCCCTGCCCAGCTCCGACGCGAATTCGAGCTTGGCACGCATCCCCTCCGTGAGCTGTTCCGGGAACGAGGCGATGATGTCCCGCATGCCGCCCTTGTCGACCTTGGCGACGGTCTCCGGCTCGAGCACGGGCCGACGAACGAGCGCGCCGGCATAAGTCCTACGTATCGGGCATGACTACCAGATATCGGGTTCTTACAACAACGTTGATATATCGCGCGAACCTCGTCGAGCCATATGGACGATGTGAACCAAGCCCTCGCGGCTTTGCGTCACGGGCGGTTCATCCTCGTCTACGACGGCGACGGCCGCGAGGAGGAGACGGACCTGACGATCGCGAGTCAGTTCGTCACCCCGCCCGCGATCCGCACGCTCCGCAAGGAGGCGGGCGGGCTCGTCTGCGTCACGCTCTCGAGCGACGTCCACCGCAAGATCGGCCTGCCGCTCATGGCCGACGTCCTGCGCGACGCCGGGCACACGTACCCGATCCTCGAGGCGGTGTCCGCGGAGAACCTGAAGTACGACCGCCACAGCACGTTCTCCCTGACGGTCAACCACAAGGACACGTTCACAGGGATCACGGACAAGGACCGCGCCCACACGATCTCTCGCCTCGCCGCGATCGCGGCGGAGGCGGTCAAGCGCGAGAACGGTTGGGCCGCGCACGTGTTCGCGGACGAGTTCCGTGCGCCGGGCCATGTGCCCGTGCTGAACGCCACCGATCCGCTCCTCGTGGCCCGCCGAGGCCACACGGAGCTCACCACGGCCCTCATGATCATGGCCGGACTCACGCCCAGCGCCACCATCTGCGAGATGATGGCGGACGACGACCGTGCCCTCGCCAGGAATGATGCAAAGGCATATGCACGAGACCACAATCTCGTGTTCCTGGAAGGGCAGGACATCGTCCGGGCGTGGCAGACATGGTCCGCGTGATGGCGACGGGGGTCTTCGATCTCCTCCATACGGGTCACGTCCATTTCCTCACCGAGGCGCGCCGCCTCGGGGACGAGCTCGTCGTGGTCGTCGCGCGGGACAGCACGGCGCGGCGGTTCAAGCACGAGCCGATCATGGGGGAGGCCTCGCGCGTCCAGCTGGTTGCCGCGCTCAAGCCCGTGGATCGTGCGGTCCTCGGCCACGAGGGCAGCATCTACGAGATCCTGGATGAGATCCGCCCGGACGTCATCGCCCTCGGGTTCGATCAGATTCACGACGAGGACAAGGTCCTCGAGGAGTGCCGGAAGCGAGGCTTGGCCACGAAGGTGGTCCGCCTGCCCAAGTTCGAGGGGGACCTCGACGGCACCCGCAAGATCGTGAGGAAGGTGGCCGAATGGCTCGCGCTCCAAGAAAAGCTGCAGGCGGTCGAAGGCGGACGCAAGCCGTCCGCCTGAAGAAGATCGGCGTGGTCGACACCTCCTTCAGCCGCTTCGACATGGCCGCTTCGGCCGTGGACGAGCTGAAGAAACAGGGCAGCGGCTTCGAGATACTGCGGTACACGGTCCCCGGGATCAAGGATCTCGCCGCGGGCGCGAAGGTCCTGTTCGATCGGGGAGCGGACCTCGTGATCACCCTGGGCATGGTGGGCCGGCAGACCGTGGACAAGGATTGCGCGTTGGCGGCGGACTTCGGCCTCCAGATGGTCCAGGCGACCACGGGGAAGCACATCATCGGCGTGATGGTCCACGAGGAGGAGGCGGCGGACGAGGCGAAGTTGGCGTGGCTCTTTGATCGACGGACGCGGGAGCACGCGGTCAACGCGTACGACCTCCTGTTCCGCCCCGGGGCGATCCGGGCACGCGCGGGCACGGGGCAGCGCGAGGGCTATCCGGACGCAGGCCCCATCCGACTGGAGATGCCATGAGGCTGGCCATTGTCGCCTCCCTGTTCAACCGGGAGATCGTGGACGCCATGGTCGAGCGCGCGCTGGACCGGGCGAAGGAGCAGGAGCTCAAGGTGACGACCGTCGTGCGGGTTCCCGGCACGTTCGAGATTCCGCTCGCTGCGCAACGCCTGCTCGAGCGGAGCGACGTGGACGGCGTCGTCGCTCTGGGCGCCGTGATCCAAGGGGAGACGAAGCACGACGAGGTCATCCTGAACACCGCGGCTGCGGCGCTCATGGACGTCGGTCTGCGCACCGGGAAGCCCGTGGGGCTCGGGATCACGGGACCAGGCATGACCTTCAAGCAGGCGAAGGCGCGCATCGACGCGGCCTCGCGCGCGGTGGATGCGGCGAAGGCAATGCACGAGCTCCTCCGTGGCCTCTAGTCGTTTTCCCTCGCGAGTCTGGCAGCACAAAGGTTTTATCGACCCTCGCTTCAATCACGGACCCTCCCGGGTGCGCTATCTCGGGGAGACGTGACCATGGCCGACACCGCCGCGATCGAGACGATCCTCCACGAGATGGAGACGTCCGAGGGCATCCAGGACGCCATCCTGGTGTCCCGGAACGGCACGTACATCGCGGGCACCGTCCCCCACGGGGTGCATGTGGAGACCTT
The DNA window shown above is from Thermoplasmata archaeon and carries:
- a CDS encoding bifunctional phosphoglucose/phosphomannose isomerase, with the protein product MLEPETVAKVDKGGMRDIIASFPEQLTEGMRAKLEFASELGRANRVFIVGMGGSGIAGEVFAAWVADRSRIPIHPVHDYRLPSYVTPGDLLVAVSYSGDTEETLAATAQGIKLGCRIVAVTSGGALAKLAREVRAPLVEIPAGLPPRGAFGHLFGVLPSLGAEWVSGNLRGELEAATVHLRELRGRLRPESPLRRNLAKQLATKLRAVTPIVYGAPPYDAIAKRWQTQLNENAKLMSFSSSLPEADHNEIIGWASDASARRFAAILLRDADERPEIRRRLDATATLFARYARVEEVRDDDSQLLGRMLGTLFLGDYVSLYLATLRRVDPWPVEPIRELKERLKRLPRGKS
- the ribB gene encoding 3,4-dihydroxy-2-butanone-4-phosphate synthase, which produces MDDVNQALAALRHGRFILVYDGDGREEETDLTIASQFVTPPAIRTLRKEAGGLVCVTLSSDVHRKIGLPLMADVLRDAGHTYPILEAVSAENLKYDRHSTFSLTVNHKDTFTGITDKDRAHTISRLAAIAAEAVKRENGWAAHVFADEFRAPGHVPVLNATDPLLVARRGHTELTTALMIMAGLTPSATICEMMADDDRALARNDAKAYARDHNLVFLEGQDIVRAWQTWSA
- a CDS encoding adenylyltransferase/cytidyltransferase family protein; its protein translation is MVRVMATGVFDLLHTGHVHFLTEARRLGDELVVVVARDSTARRFKHEPIMGEASRVQLVAALKPVDRAVLGHEGSIYEILDEIRPDVIALGFDQIHDEDKVLEECRKRGLATKVVRLPKFEGDLDGTRKIVRKVAEWLALQEKLQAVEGGRKPSA
- the ribC gene encoding riboflavin synthase translates to MVDTSFSRFDMAASAVDELKKQGSGFEILRYTVPGIKDLAAGAKVLFDRGADLVITLGMVGRQTVDKDCALAADFGLQMVQATTGKHIIGVMVHEEEAADEAKLAWLFDRRTREHAVNAYDLLFRPGAIRARAGTGQREGYPDAGPIRLEMP
- the ribH gene encoding 6,7-dimethyl-8-ribityllumazine synthase, with product MRLAIVASLFNREIVDAMVERALDRAKEQELKVTTVVRVPGTFEIPLAAQRLLERSDVDGVVALGAVIQGETKHDEVILNTAAAALMDVGLRTGKPVGLGITGPGMTFKQAKARIDAASRAVDAAKAMHELLRGL